Within the Musa acuminata AAA Group cultivar baxijiao chromosome BXJ2-9, Cavendish_Baxijiao_AAA, whole genome shotgun sequence genome, the region AGCTTTGCAGAAAGAATATTAATACCTTGTGACTATCTACTGTATTTCTTCAAAGAAAAACTCTTGCAGTAATTTGTAGCAAACTTCTAATCTGGTTTCATCTGGTTGTCTCATCTTTTGAGGGCACCTGGTTCTTTCCATTGACATAAATCTCCCTCTGTTTTCTGGGTTACTAACATTGTTTCTAGAAAAGTTGTGAAGTGCACTTTCTTCTTTGGTATGCATTAGTCGTCTGCTGACATTGTTCTGCTTCCTTAACCTTTCTAACAGGAAGAGATTTCAGAACTTGAGAAAATAGAGAAAGTTTCTGCTTCATTGCATGAGTACGTATGAAAATGCAAATTAAATTGCATGATACACAGATCTCAATTTACATGGTTACTGACCTGAGAAATTGATTTCTGAGCAGATTGCTGCTTCAAGTAGAAAGTAGGCGAGATCCCCTACTCCCAGAGTAATTAAAGAAGCCTTGTCTTTCATATTTGTGTTCATACTGAAAAGAGATCATGCATAGTGTCCTAAACTTATTATGTTTCTGCAGAACAACAGGATCTACAAGCACATCTTGGGACCGCTGGTTCGAAGGACCTCAAGATACGCCAGGCTGCAGATGCTGGGTATTCTGGTTCTAACTGAAAGAGAAAGTAACAGGTTATTTTACTGTTTAAAACATGATTGGAGAAGGAAGATACATTGGAAgagttttttcttattttatatcaAGTGCAAATTTCTCATGAGATTTGGATAGAGTACTTTTGTACATTATGGCATGATTTGCAGCCTTAGAAGTTTTTTACTAAGAAATGTTCACAACATTTTTGCTTCAAATTTTGAACCAGGTCTTCCTTGTACTTCCCTCTTGGCCTGTTAAAAGAGTCACATATATCTACTACAGTAATATAGGTATCTTTTCTCTCGTTTTGTCTACATTACAATTCGATTATGTTTTTGCTTGGTAGGAACTCTTTAAATTATTCTTCCCAAGATGATGTTTAATCCTTTTGCTGTTGTTTGGGCTGAAA harbors:
- the LOC103997569 gene encoding guanine nucleotide-binding protein subunit gamma 1-like, coding for MQANGVNAAPATDRGAPAPSDAKGKHRISAELKRLEQEARFLEEEISELEKIEKVSASLHELLLQVESRRDPLLPETTGSTSTSWDRWFEGPQDTPGCRCWVFWF